Proteins from one Nilaparvata lugens isolate BPH chromosome 10, ASM1435652v1, whole genome shotgun sequence genomic window:
- the LOC111054214 gene encoding protein AMN1 homolog: MNQIENENLCYNTIDSLLSMSIQSIATDKWLDWESLTILPAPIKTRILRMLSKRGFLTSDAMSALLTSDVQDLNLSECVVTDGHLKLIARCKRMRNLNMNRGRYQNHSFTTEELMNLIPKMPHLTQLFTEGSMSITDEVIEQLASSCVKLATLDVGNCPLTDKAAQSIAKMLLFSLNLSNTRVSDAGVFSIANGACSRTLSEVKMNNCQLITDDAICSVAENCPNLEILVCHGCPRLTEQCEHILTCLLSKRNVKHLTYTVF, translated from the exons atgaatCAGATCGAAAATGAGAATTTGTGTTACAATACAATTGACAGTCTTTTAAGCAT GTCTATTCAATCGATAGCCACAGATAAATGGTTGGACTGGGAATCGTTGACGATTCTTCCTGCGCCGATCAAGACCCGCATACTGCGCATGCTCAGCAAACGCGGTTTTCTGACCAGTGACGCAATGTCTGCACTTCTCACCAGTGACGTTCAAGATTTGAATCTGAGCGAATGTGTGGTTACAGACGGTCACCTAAAGCTGATCGCCAGGTGTAAGCGCATGCGTAACCTCAATATGAACAGAGGACGTTATCAAAATCATTCTTTCACTACTGAAG AGCTGATGAATTTAATACCAAAAATGCCTCATTTGACGCAGTTGTTCACCGAAGGCAGTATGAGCATAACGGATGAAGTGATTGAACAATTGGCATCGAGCTGTGTTAAGTTGGCAACACTGGACGTTGGCAATTGTCCCCTGACTGACAAAGCCGCCCAAAGTATTGCCAAAATGTTACTGTTTTCTCTCAACCTTTCAAACACCAGG GTTTCTGATGCCGGAGTGTTTTCAATCGCAAACGGTGCCTGCAGTCGAACGTTGTCAGAGGTGAAGATGAACAATTGCCAGCTGATAACTGATGACGCAATTTGCAGTGTGGCTGAGAACTGTCCCAATCTGGAAATCCTTGTCTGTCATGGGTGTCCGCGATTAACAG
- the LOC111054301 gene encoding ribosome maturation protein SBDS: MSKIFTPTNQIRLTNVAVVRMKKGGKRFEIACYRNKVMSWRSKVEKDIDEVLQTHMVFMNVSKGQVAKKEDLMKCFGKDDMTEVCKEILAKGELQVSDKERHTHLDSLFKDIATTVAEKCVNPETKRPYSVSLIEKAMKDVHFSVKPNRNAKQQALDVIPQLKATMPLERAQMRLQVIASGKETRKLRDKVVKLAGSIETESWDDGTLNLVLLIDPGHYREVDELVRSETKGSGQLEVLNLKEVTEGEEVLE, from the exons atgtcaaaaatattCACACCTACAAACCAAATTCGTCTCACCAATGTGGCCGTTGTAAGAATGAAGAAAGGAGGCAAACGTTTTGAAATAGCATGCTATAGAAACAAAGTTATGTCATGGAGGAGTAAGGT TGAAAAAGACATAGATGAAGTATTACAGACGCACATGGTGTTTATGAATGTATCAAAAGGACAAGTGGCCAAGAAAGAAGACCTGATGAAATGTTTTGGCAAAGATGACATGACAGAAGTTTGTAAAGAGATTCTCGCCAAAGGAGAACTGCAAGTCTCAGATAAGGAGCGACATACACATTTGGACAGTCTGTTCAAAGATATAGCCACCACTGTTGCag AGAAATGTGTGAATCCAGAAACCAAGAGGCCGTATTCTGTCTCTTTGATTGAAAAAGCTATGAAAGATGTACATTTCTCAGTGAAACCGAACCGCAATGCAAAACAACAG GCACTAGACGTGATTCCACAGCTGAAAGCCACAATGCCCTTGGAAAGGGCTCAGATGCGACTGCAGGTGATAGCCTCGGGAAAAGAGACAAGAAAACTGAGAGATAAAGTGGTCAAATTGGCTGGCAGTATTGAAACCGAGTCTTGGGATGACGGCACACTTAACCTG GTTCTGCTTATCGACCCGGGCCATTACAGAGAAGTAGATGAGCTTGTAAGATCCGAGACAAAGGGAAGCGGCCAGTTGGAAGTTTTGAACTTGAAAGAAGTGACAGAAGGTGAAGAAGTGCTCGAATAA